One genomic segment of Mytilus trossulus isolate FHL-02 chromosome 4, PNRI_Mtr1.1.1.hap1, whole genome shotgun sequence includes these proteins:
- the LOC134714125 gene encoding complement C1q-like protein 4 gives MLLFILELFALSCYQAYAKDDTVSIGTVLEKLSELENIITSQKQELRQLKENERNLLQRIQNLEHKHALKEKDLENQSVSVTVQKRAPSEPVAFYAYMSSGEQNPGQHQTMAFDHVVTNIASAYNKYTGIFTVPVTGLYVLTITLSGSPSSQIPLQFTRNNEILGAIDLFAASGSVDTNPTVSSTIIVSLSKGDSCFIRTSASYTTAGTIYSTDLSRSSFAGWLVSAT, from the exons atgttgttatttattttagagTTGTTTGCTTTATCTTGTTACCAGGCCTATGCAAAAGATGACACGGTTTCAATAGGAACGGTCTTGGAAAAGTTGAGTGAACTCGAAAATATAATTACCTCTCAGAAGCAGGAGTTACGACAActtaaagaaaatgaaagaaatctCTTACAAAGGATACAGAATTTGGAGCATAAACATGCCTTGAAAGAAAAGGACTTAGAAAACCAAAGTGTGTCTGTTACAg tcCAAAAAAGAGCACCATCTGAACCCGTTGCTTTTTATGCGTATATGTCATCTGGTGAGCAAAATCCAGGGCAACACCAGACTATGGCCTTCGACCACGTGGTTACTAATATTGCAAGTGCCTACAACAAATACACCGGGATATTCACTGTTCCGGTCACAGGACTTTATGTTTTAACGATTACCCTTTCTGGATCACCATCATCACAAATTCCACTTCAGTTTACTCGAAACAATGAAATCCTAGGAGCCATAGATTTGTTTGCAGCCTCTGGTTCAGTCGATACAAACCCAACTGTTTCCTCTACAATAATTGTCTCATTAAGCAAAGGAGATTCCTGTTTTATTAGAACTAGTGCATCCTACACAACAGCTGGAACTATCTATAGTACTGACCTCTCACGATCATCATTTGCTGGATGGTTGGTGTCAGCAACCTAA
- the LOC134715801 gene encoding leucine-rich repeat-containing protein 61-like, producing the protein MEDGRITKVLLKTRSGEFDLESIHSLNLRELGISDLGCISECASLERLNLARNDISKLTKLAGLNNLTQLNLSANRIVSLEGLQALDSLQHLNLVGNLIGSIDSLRCLTGLDKLKTLRLCDRTHDLSNPVCMNRNYRTDMISMFPNLEWLDGEKLIGRGSEVFQLCQKIEEALEARQESESMSHLPKPSKWVPDEYWEPSHKFEESILSDASEELEALLMSCKYTVNKSEDTLNTLKESSKS; encoded by the exons ATGGAAG atGGAAGAATAACAAAAGTTTTACTGAAGACAAGAAGTGGTGAATTTGACTTGGAGAGTATTCATTCTTTAAATTTAAGAGAACTAG GCATTTCAGATTTAGGTTGCATAAGTGAATGTGCATCACTTGAACGACTTAATTTGGCCAGAAATGACATATCAAAACTGACCAAATTGGCAGGACTGAACAACCTTACACAGTTAAACTTGTCTGCTAATAGGATTGTCTCCCTTG aagGACTACAGGCACTAGACAGTTTGCAACATTTGAATCTTGTTGGAAATTTAATTGGCag CATCGATAGTTTAAGATGTCTTACTGGACTAGACAAACTGAAAACCCTGAGACTGTGTGATAGAACTCATGATTTGTCTAATCCTGTATGTATGAACAGGAATTACAGAACAGACATGATCAGCATGTTCCCAAACCTGGAATGGCTTGATG gTGAAAAATTGATAGGAAGAGGTAGTGAAGTCTTTCAGCTGTGTCAGAAGATAGAAGAGGCTCTTGAAG CAAGACAAGAAAGTGAGTCAATGAGCCACTTGCCAAAACCATCAAAATGGGTACCAGATGAATACTGGGAACCATCACATAAATTTGAAGAATCTATATTGTCTGATGCCTCAGAAGAACTGGAAG cCCTGCTTATGTCTTGTAAATATACTGTGAACAAGTCTGAAGACACTCTGAACACTCTGAAAGAATCATCAAAATCATGA